The Fusarium musae strain F31 chromosome 10, whole genome shotgun sequence genome window below encodes:
- a CDS encoding hypothetical protein (EggNog:ENOG41): MAPNIITAAKSGRFSEMTGTMIFLVMYMCFCSFNFGYDVGNFGSVQGMQAFGRQFGTCDEESGKCSLQPWLSSVMTSVPFIGKALGTVICGVIAERWGRKIAIMGLIIASFVSGVLLQTTATTAAQFTIGRFISFAMTGMTIVVVPIYQAETAPKALRGLITSSLQLMILLGSLVASLVTWGTSSMKTNAAWHIPVALQFIAPTFLLVLWFWVPESPRWFVCPRIELLLSKDRAEEATKSLRRIRKDKSEEDIEFEIQAIQHAHSNDHKGKWSELFDAKNKRRTMIAILAMFGQQITGQAFASQYSVIFYLSQGFGARSFVFSVLSSVAGLVCLFITWFTVDLVGRRVLLLIGGTGMAIFLLIVGAVGAIKNPTETQQNTLVASFILFSSAYALSWAPVSYIVLSEAASSHIKEKTNLLASVISVMTTFATSFTLPYLLSKPYAALGAKVGFIYGSFCVAVVVLAYFFIPELKGRSLEEIDQLFTSGVSLRKLGSLKTRTAEEAFESDSKVQHRSEVKELV, encoded by the exons ATGGCGCCTAACATCATCACCGCCGCCAAAAGCGGTCGCTTCAGCGAGATGACTGGGACCATGATCTTCCTGGTGAT GTACAtgtgcttctgctccttCAACTTCGGCTACGATGTCGGCAATTTTGGCTCCGTCCAAGGAATGCAAGCTTTCGGTCGTCAATTCGGTACATGCGATGAAGAATCAGGAAAGTGTTCTCTCCAGCCATGGCTATCCTCTGTCATGACATCAGTTCCATTCATCGGAAAAGCCTTGGGTACTGTGATTTGCGGTGTCATTGCCGAACGCTGGGGTAGAAAGATTGCTATCATGGGTCTTATCATTGCCTCTTTTGT AAGCGGCGTTCTTCTTCAGACGACCGCAACAACAGCTGCTCAGTTCACCATCGGACgcttcatctccttcgcTATGACGGGCATGACCATCGTTGTCGTACCTATCTACCAAGCCGAGACAGCCCCAAAGGCCCTCCGAGGCCTGATTACCTCTTCACTGCAGCTCATGATTCTCCTCGGCTCTCTAGTAGCGTCTCTTGTTACCTGGGGCACTAGCTCAATGAAGACCAACGCTGCATGGCACATTCCAGTGGCCTTGCAATTCATAGCACCAACTTTCCTTCTCGTTTTATGGTTTTGGGTCCCTGAAAGCCCTCGCTGGTTCGTGTGCCCCCGTATTGAACT GCTCTTGTCTAAAGATCGTGCGGAGGAAGCTACTAAGTCCCTCCGCAGAATCCGGAAGGACAAGTCAGAAGAGGACATCGAATTCGAGATTCAAGCTATTCAGCATGCTCACTCAAATGATCACAAGGGTAAATGGTCTGAGCTCTTTGATGCTAAGAATAAGCGCCGTACTATGATAGCCATACTCGCTATGTTTGGACAGCAAATCACTGGTCAGGCGTTTGCTTCACAATACTCCGTCATCTTTTATTTATCGCAGGGATTTGGCGCGAGAAGCTTTGTCTTTTCTGTCCTCAGCTCTGTCGCTGGTCTCGTTTGTCTGTTCATCACCTGGTTTACTGTCGACCTGGTTGGCAGAAGAGTTTTACTTCTAATTGGCGGCACTGGCATGGCTATTTTTCTACTTATTGTTGGCGCTGTCGGGGCAATCAAGAACCCAACAGAGACGCAACAGAACACTCTT GTTGCATCGTtcattcttttctcttccgcCTACGCACTATCATGGGCGCCGGTATCGTATATCGTCCTTTCTGAAGCTGCATCAAGCCATATCAAAGAGAAGACGAACCTTCTCGCCTCTGTCATTTCCGTCATGACCACTTTCGCAACATCCTTCACGCTTCCGtaccttctcagcaagccTTATGCAGCACTTGGCGCCAAGGTCGGCTTTATCTACGGAAGCTTTTGTGTAGCTGTGGTCGTTCTTGCATATTTCTTTATTCCCGAGCTCAAGGGACGAAGCTTGGAAGAAATCGATCAGCTGTTTACAAGTGGGGTATCCTTGAGAAAGCTTGGTTCCCTGAAGACACGGACTGCAGAGGAGGCTTTTGAAAGTGACTCGAAGGTGCAGCACAGGTCTGAGGTGAAGGAGTTAGTGTAG
- a CDS encoding hypothetical protein (EggNog:ENOG41), with translation MGSLPSTRPNFLVIVADDLGFSDCGCYGSEISTPNIDLLASETGGIRFTEFHVAAACSPTRSMLMTGTDHHIAGLGQLQEITRSSPAHKGKPGHEGYLNERVVALPELLRDGGYFTCMSGKWHLGLKPEHHPNKRGFKRSLALLPGCANHYAYEPEYQDPKSEPGKFFETAVRALHAEDGRFLAESELGPDWYSSDGYTDKLLSYLSNRTEEERQQPFFAYLPFSAPHWPLQAPKESCDKYRGVYDEGPEALRQRRLRKLKDLGLIDKSVVPYPVTTVPGEPGEWDQLHDETKAASARAMEVYAGMVDRMDWNIGRVIQYLKDRKEYDNTVILFMSDNGAEGASYEAFPLVGTTIMDHVHKYYDNSLENIGRGNSFVWYGSRWAQAATAPSRLYKMFSTEGGCRVPLVVKPTAEVASKARGSIVTDAFCTVMDIVPTILEYAGLGHPETYSGRPVMPLRGKSWKSFLDQLDSISRSSPIHDESYVAGFEVAGSGALRRGDWKITYVPKPKGPQRWELFNIKNDPGETNDLAESRPELMAESRPELMAELLKLWEEYKVEVGVVGLAGEFPGLAGKQGAQQDTINDEMEDPYSWIKYIKRPEITPKELVGIVPV, from the exons ATGGGCTCCTTACCATCTACAAGACCAAacttcctcgtcatcgtcgcAGATGACCTCGGCTTCAGTGACTGCGGTTGTTATGGTTCAGaaatctcaacaccaaacatTGACCTTCTCGCTTCGGAAACCGGGGGCATTCGCTTCACGGAATTCCATGTCGCTGCAGCATGTAGTCCTACAAGGTCTATGCTCATGACGGGCACAGACCATCACATCGCCGGATTAGGCCAACTCCAGGAAATTACCAGGAGTTCACCTGCTCACAAGGGCAAGCCCGGACACGAAGGCTATCTTAATGAGAGGGTTGTTGCACTTCCTGAATTGTTGAGAGATGGAGGGTATTTCACCTGCATGAGCGGCAAGTGGCATCTGGGACTTAAGCCGGAGCATCATCCGAATAAGAGGGGGTTTAAGAGAAGTCTGGCTCTCCTACCCGGGTGTGCAAATCACTATG CGTATGAACCCGAGTATCAAGACCCCAAGTCTGAACCAGGCAAATTCTTCGAGACAGCTGTGCGAGCCCTGCATGCCGAGGATGGGAGGTTTCTCGCTGAGAGTGAACTGGGTCCGGATTGGTACTCTTCAGATGGCTACACCGACAAGCTTCTAAGTTATCTATCCAATCGCACAGAGGAAGAGCGACAACAGCCTTTCTTCGCGTATCTACCGTTTTCAGCACCGCATTGGCCACTCCAAGCTCCAAAGGAGTCATGCGACAAGTATCGTGGCGTCTACGATGAAGGCCCTGAAGCACTTCGACAAAGGCGTCTGCGGAAGCTCAAAGACCTTGGTCTGATTGACAAATCTGTTGTGCCTTATCCAGTGACGACTGTGCCTGGTGAACCTGGCGAGTGGGACCAGCTCCATGACGAAACGAAAGCTGCGAGTGCACGAGCTATGGAGGTTTACGCTGGCATGGTCGATCGCATGGATTGGAATATTGGCCGAGTGATCCAGTATCTTAAGGACAGGAAGGAATACGATAACACGGTCATTCTGTTCATGAGTGACAATGGGGCCGAGGGAGCGAGCTATGAAGCCTTTCCACTTGTCGGGACCACAATAATGGATCATGTGCACAAGTACTACGACAACAGCTTAGAGAACATCGGACGTGGTAACTCCTTCGTCTGGTACGGCTCAAGATGGGCTCAGGCGGCTACAGCACCGTCAAGGTTATACAAAATGTTCTCTACGGAGGGTGGGTGCCGAGTACCGCTCGTGGTGAAGCCAACGGCTGAAGTGGCATCCAAGGCTAGAGGCAGCATCGTCACTGATGCCTTCTGTACAGTGATGGATATTGTTCCCACTATTCTAGAGTATGCTGGACTGGGCCACCCAGAAACCTACTCTGGAAGACCAGTCATGCCCCTCCGTGGCAAGAGTTGGAAATCCTTCCTCGATCAACTAGACAGCATATCGAGATCATCGCCGATTCACGATGAAAGCTACGTTGCAGGCTTTGAAGTAGCAGGTTCAGGCGCTCTTCGCCGTGGGGACTGGAAGATAACCTACGTCCCTAAGCCAAAGGGCCCCCAGCGATGGGAATtattcaacatcaagaacgatCCCGGCGAGACGAATGATTTGGCAGAGTCTCGACCTGAGTTGATGGCAGAGTCTCGACCTGAGTTGATGGCAGAGTTGCTGAAGCTATGGGAGGAAtacaaggttgaggttggcgtGGTAGGTTTGGCAGGCGAGTTTCCGGGTCTGGCTGGTAAGCAGGGCGCCCAGCAGGATACAATtaatgatgagatggaggatcCGTATTCTTGGATCAAGTATATCAAGAGACCGGAGATTACACCAAAAGAGTTGGTAGGTATAGTTCCAGTCTAG
- a CDS encoding hypothetical protein (EggNog:ENOG41) has product MISDDLTRRMKVMLLQSTTLRSTCPKKYIDGDNVNKVLKVVVSVGFNEVPVVGGMLSGLLDLFWPGGDDDLWEGIKDKVERLVDEKIGEETANANPLRLKGIFKILETLQMSQRRF; this is encoded by the exons ATGATTTCTGATGACCTCACCAGAAGGATGAAGGTG ATGCTGCTTCAATCGACAACCCTGAGAAGTACATGCCCAAAAAAGTACATCGACGGTGATAATGTCAACAAGGTTCTGAAGGTGGTTGTCTCTGTAGGATTTAATGAGGTGCCCGTGGTCGGTGGCATGCTCTCAGGGTTACTAGACCTGTTTTGGCCtggtggcgatgatgatttaTGGGAGGGCATCAAAGACAAGGTAGAGCGGCTTGTTGATGAAAAGATTGGGGAGGAGaccgccaacgccaacccGTTGAGACTTAAAGgcatcttcaagattctAGAAACTTTGCAGATGAGCCAGCGAAGATTTTAA
- a CDS encoding hypothetical protein (EggNog:ENOG41) encodes MRHTRTIDGVELSFEDRGMVTSDPTIVCLPGLGQDHRCYQYILPFLVGKYRVIRILWRNHGANSESTGKWTVEDQANDTIALLDTLQVQKFIPISHFQGGWCAMEMAARLGKTRVPAMLLTDFILTRPPAEFIEGLQMMQNKETWQQGQAPLIEKWLNNTSNKNVLDHCQNDLDTDGFENWSYFCWLVEKNYQRWSSPMERLEAIKDPPCVRHVFSHPKEEAYLAEHEEFARKHPDWFSFARLRGESHFSVIELPEAVSLQLSHLVNQIKRK; translated from the coding sequence ATGCGTCATACACGGACGATAGATGGCGTCGAACTATCCTTCGAGGACCGAGGCATGGTCACATCTGATCCAACAATAGTCTGTCTGCCAGGCTTGGGTCAGGACCACCGTTGCTACCAATACATCCTCCCCTTCTTGGTGGGCAAGTATCGCGTCATCAGAATTTTATGGAGGAATCACGGCGCCAATAGCGAATCGACGGGCAAGTGGACCGTGGAGGATCAAGCAAACGATACGATCGCACTTTTGGACACTCTCCAGGTCCAAAAATTCATTCCCATTTCTCACTTCCAAGGAGGCTGGTGCGCGATGGAGATGGCCGCACGTCTAGGGAAGACTAGAGTCCCGGCTATGCTATTGACCGATTTCATCCTCACGCGGCCACCAGCAGAATTTATTGAGGGCCtgcagatgatgcagaacaAGGAGACCTGGCAGCAGGGTCAGGCCCCCCTCATTGAGAAATGGCTCAATAACACTTCCAACAAGAACGTACTTGACCATTGTCAGAATGATCTAGACACCGACGGATTCGAAAACTGGTCTTATTTTTGCTGGCTGGTGGAAAAGAACTACCAGCGCTGGAGCTCACCAATGGAGCGCcttgaggctatcaaggacCCTCCTTGCGTTCGACATGTCTTCAGTCATCCCAAAGAGGAGGCTTATCTTGCTGAACATGAAGAATTTGCACGGAAACATCCTGATTGGTTCAGCTTCGCCAGGCTCCGCGGGGAATCGCACTTCTCCGTTATCGAGCTACCAGAAGCTGTGAGTCTGCAATTATCACATCTTGTCAATCAAATAAAGAGGAAATAG